One part of the Bdellovibrio sp. KM01 genome encodes these proteins:
- the deoC gene encoding deoxyribose-phosphate aldolase: protein MQLNKYIDHTLLKPEAQSAQIEKLCKEAREHGFFSVCVNTSYVKQCTELLRGSDVKVCCVVGFPLGAMDSVSKAFETRTAIANGAGEIDMVVHIGALKDRRLDYVRDDIKAVVQAAPGIKVKVIIETSLINDEEKVLACKAAMEAGAAFVKTSTGFAGGGATVEDVKLMKSVVGDKLEVKASGGVKNAEQAVALIQAGATRLGTSSGVALVQGQQSQGGY from the coding sequence TTGCAGCTAAATAAGTATATCGACCACACTCTCCTAAAACCCGAAGCGCAGTCCGCGCAAATCGAAAAACTCTGCAAGGAAGCGCGTGAACATGGTTTCTTCAGTGTTTGCGTAAACACTTCTTACGTAAAACAGTGCACAGAATTGTTACGTGGTTCTGATGTGAAGGTTTGCTGCGTCGTGGGCTTCCCTTTGGGAGCTATGGATTCAGTTAGCAAAGCTTTTGAAACTCGTACTGCTATCGCAAACGGTGCTGGCGAAATCGACATGGTTGTACATATCGGTGCTTTAAAAGATCGTCGCTTGGATTATGTTCGCGACGACATCAAAGCTGTTGTTCAGGCGGCACCTGGTATAAAAGTTAAAGTGATCATCGAAACTTCCTTAATCAACGACGAAGAAAAAGTCCTGGCGTGCAAAGCCGCTATGGAGGCGGGAGCTGCGTTTGTTAAAACCAGTACTGGATTCGCTGGTGGTGGAGCAACGGTGGAAGATGTAAAACTTATGAAATCTGTCGTTGGTGACAAACTGGAAGTGAAAGCTTCTGGCGGCGTTAAGAATGCAGAGCAAGCGGTGGCCCTTATTCAAGCGGGCGCGACTCGTTTGGGCACAAGTTCTGGTGTCGCTTTGGTTCAAGGTCAACAATCTCAAGGAGGCTACTAA
- a CDS encoding thymidine phosphorylase, with translation MSFLPAEIIKKKRNGGELSNDEIQEFILGYARGSIPDYQMSALLMAIFFKGMTKEETLGLTKAMLHSGEVVDFSSVKGFKVDKHSTGGVGDKTSLILGPIVAAAGAPVPMISGRGLGHTGGTLDKLEAIPGFNTQKPLPEFIELVRKNNICFIGQTKEICPADKKIYALRDVTATVESLPLICASIMSKKLAEGIDGLVLDVKYGSGAFMKTPVLAEELATNLMNIAKGYGKKVTSLLTNMDQPLGRYAGNSLEVDECVAIMKNEKFIGPHGYDLYEDTRELSLRLSAHMLLLAGIGKTEDESYQIAVETLTSGKALAKFEELCKIHGGDLRNVPKPKFNLKVAAEKSGFVQSFHTESIGVAGILIKAGRAQTTDIIAPTAGIEFHAKVGDEVKAGDTLFTLHGDDEGLLMSAVPMLKSAITISLQKVPKPSLILKVLS, from the coding sequence ATGTCTTTCCTTCCTGCTGAAATTATTAAAAAGAAACGCAATGGAGGCGAACTATCTAACGACGAGATCCAAGAATTTATTCTGGGTTATGCTCGTGGTTCCATTCCTGATTATCAAATGTCTGCTCTTTTAATGGCGATCTTTTTTAAAGGCATGACCAAAGAAGAAACTTTAGGTTTAACCAAAGCGATGCTTCACTCTGGTGAAGTTGTCGACTTCTCTTCCGTTAAAGGCTTTAAAGTAGACAAACATTCCACTGGCGGCGTGGGAGACAAGACCAGCTTGATTTTGGGGCCGATCGTGGCTGCGGCTGGCGCCCCCGTTCCGATGATTTCCGGTCGTGGCTTGGGTCACACGGGTGGAACTTTAGATAAGCTTGAAGCCATTCCTGGTTTCAACACGCAAAAACCTTTGCCTGAATTTATCGAGCTGGTTCGCAAGAATAATATTTGTTTCATTGGTCAAACCAAAGAGATCTGCCCTGCTGATAAGAAAATCTATGCTTTGCGCGATGTGACTGCAACGGTTGAAAGTCTGCCGTTGATTTGCGCCTCCATCATGTCCAAAAAATTGGCTGAAGGCATCGATGGCTTGGTACTTGACGTAAAATACGGCTCTGGCGCCTTTATGAAAACACCTGTTCTTGCAGAAGAACTTGCAACGAACTTGATGAACATTGCAAAAGGTTACGGCAAAAAAGTTACTTCGCTTTTGACTAATATGGATCAACCCTTGGGTCGCTATGCCGGCAACTCTTTAGAAGTTGATGAGTGTGTTGCGATCATGAAAAATGAAAAATTCATCGGTCCACATGGGTATGATCTTTACGAAGATACGCGCGAGTTAAGTCTGCGTCTTTCTGCTCACATGCTGCTTCTTGCGGGAATTGGTAAAACGGAAGATGAGTCTTACCAAATCGCCGTTGAGACTTTAACTTCTGGAAAAGCACTCGCAAAATTTGAGGAGCTTTGTAAAATTCATGGTGGCGATCTTCGCAATGTTCCAAAACCTAAATTCAATTTGAAAGTTGCTGCTGAAAAATCCGGATTCGTTCAAAGCTTCCATACGGAGAGCATTGGTGTTGCCGGAATTTTAATCAAAGCTGGTCGCGCGCAAACAACTGATATTATTGCGCCTACAGCCGGGATAGAATTTCACGCTAAAGTTGGTGATGAAGTGAAGGCTGGTGACACTTTGTTCACTCTGCATGGTGACGATGAAGGTCTGTTGATGTCTGCAGTTCCGATGCTAAAATCTGCGATTACTATTTCCTTGCAAAAGGTACCAAAGCCTAGTTTGATACTGAAAGTTTTGAGCTAA
- a CDS encoding purine-nucleoside phosphorylase → MVLNKLQESISFIRTKTSAKPKIGVVLGSGLGAFVKDVEVETTIPYKDIPHFSPPTVEGHSGNLIFGKVNGQSIAILQGRNHFYEGHSMESVVFPTRTLAMLGIETLILTNSAGGFGESMQAGDFMIIEDHINLMGTNPLMGPNIKELGPRFPDMTEAYDKRLITIMEQVLQKQGTRYHKGIYCGVSGPTYETPAEVRYLKMIGGKAVGMSTVPETIAANHLGLRVSALSCITNLAAGISSQKLSHDEVTETAKRVEIQFTSFLKEFITNI, encoded by the coding sequence TTGGTACTCAATAAACTTCAAGAATCGATCAGCTTCATCCGTACAAAAACTTCGGCGAAACCGAAGATCGGTGTCGTTCTCGGCTCGGGTTTGGGTGCCTTTGTAAAAGATGTCGAAGTCGAAACTACGATTCCGTACAAAGATATTCCGCATTTCTCCCCTCCTACAGTAGAAGGCCATTCTGGAAATTTGATTTTCGGTAAAGTGAACGGTCAATCCATCGCTATTCTTCAAGGTCGCAATCACTTCTATGAAGGTCACAGCATGGAAAGTGTCGTGTTTCCGACAAGAACTCTGGCAATGTTAGGAATTGAGACTTTGATTCTAACCAACTCTGCTGGTGGTTTTGGTGAAAGCATGCAAGCTGGTGATTTCATGATCATCGAAGACCACATCAACTTGATGGGCACAAATCCTTTGATGGGACCGAACATCAAGGAGCTTGGACCTCGCTTCCCTGACATGACTGAAGCTTACGACAAGCGCTTGATCACAATCATGGAGCAAGTCCTACAAAAACAGGGAACTCGCTATCATAAAGGTATCTACTGTGGCGTAAGCGGTCCTACTTATGAAACTCCTGCTGAAGTTCGTTACTTGAAAATGATTGGCGGTAAAGCTGTCGGCATGAGCACAGTGCCCGAAACAATCGCAGCAAATCACTTGGGCCTTCGCGTGTCCGCTCTTAGCTGCATCACGAATCTGGCTGCAGGCATTTCTTCACAAAAACTTTCTCATGACGAAGTCACTGAGACGGCAAAGCGAGTGGAAATCCAGTTTACTTCGTTCCTCAAAGAATTCATCACAAATATCTAG
- a CDS encoding S8 family peptidase: MDVQKILSAVACVLVFTACSKKSSNSVFSDSTALDSAACMGQAIKSKYIVQWEDGRFTVESGTDAESFKKEFIEPQLENIRRVEFDRRIQVEATKEYASSSVSDTWGLSMIKANSAYTQGVYGQGIKVAVVDAYVDVTHPQLAGRIAVNTGEIPNNGIDDDKNGIVDDYYGASFVSVPSSTTTPSPHGSHVAGIIAADSNFGPVSGVAPRAQIIPAQFIANDGGGSLGDAILALQYAASRGAKIINASWGGAPCVASLRNAFQVLESQGILVVVAAGNDARDIDVYPEFPASFDLSNQITVAASSVSDFMTSWSNSGFNFVHVAAPGEHILSTIPGNSSTYMDGTSMAAPFVSGTAALLWSYKPNATAKQIKAAIEQSVDVTSGHEFKVKTRGRINIQKALQVLGQLVP; this comes from the coding sequence ATGGATGTTCAAAAAATACTCTCGGCGGTTGCTTGCGTCTTAGTATTTACAGCTTGTAGCAAAAAATCGTCGAACTCGGTCTTCTCAGACAGCACTGCACTTGATTCTGCAGCTTGTATGGGACAAGCGATCAAAAGCAAATACATCGTTCAGTGGGAAGATGGCCGATTCACTGTTGAATCCGGCACTGATGCTGAATCATTCAAAAAAGAATTTATCGAACCACAATTGGAAAACATTCGCCGTGTCGAATTCGATCGTCGCATTCAAGTTGAAGCCACGAAAGAATACGCTTCGTCGTCTGTAAGCGACACTTGGGGCTTAAGCATGATCAAAGCGAACTCTGCTTACACTCAAGGCGTATATGGTCAAGGTATTAAGGTCGCAGTTGTGGATGCGTATGTGGATGTCACTCATCCGCAGCTTGCGGGCCGAATTGCTGTGAATACGGGAGAAATTCCTAATAACGGAATTGATGATGATAAAAATGGTATTGTTGACGATTACTATGGCGCGAGCTTTGTCTCTGTTCCATCCTCAACGACAACACCCAGCCCCCACGGATCTCATGTCGCTGGGATTATCGCGGCCGACTCAAATTTTGGACCGGTTTCGGGCGTGGCTCCCCGCGCACAAATTATTCCAGCACAGTTCATCGCCAATGATGGTGGTGGTTCTTTAGGTGACGCAATTCTTGCACTTCAATATGCCGCCAGTCGTGGTGCTAAAATCATCAATGCCAGCTGGGGTGGCGCTCCCTGTGTCGCTTCCTTGAGAAATGCGTTCCAAGTTTTGGAATCCCAAGGAATTCTGGTTGTCGTAGCAGCGGGTAATGATGCGCGCGATATCGATGTCTACCCTGAATTCCCGGCTTCTTTTGATCTTTCAAATCAAATCACTGTGGCGGCATCAAGCGTGAGTGACTTCATGACATCTTGGTCGAACAGTGGCTTTAATTTTGTCCATGTGGCGGCACCGGGTGAGCATATTTTAAGCACGATTCCCGGCAACAGTTCGACCTACATGGATGGAACGAGCATGGCAGCACCCTTCGTCTCTGGAACAGCGGCTCTGCTATGGAGCTATAAGCCAAACGCCACTGCAAAGCAGATTAAAGCCGCAATCGAACAGTCAGTTGACGTTACTTCAGGACACGAGTTTAAAGTAAAAACTCGAGGCCGAATCAATATTCAAAAGGCACTTCAAGTACTTGGACAGTTAGTCCCATAA